A region of Allocoleopsis franciscana PCC 7113 DNA encodes the following proteins:
- a CDS encoding heteromeric transposase endonuclease subunit TnsA produces MGRGKREWTQATFDRYIKEGRGEGSGKDYKPWHRVQEVPSKGRSSRPPSWKTNREHHLFSDHEKRLFYLLEWSDSVIDIREQFPLLDLELAMSIASEMGMEYPRDKKSNTPYILTTDFMLSVQQNGEIVKIARTVKMTKDLETESVAEKFELERRYYSEKGIDWGIVTEKEIPRLLAENIDWIHSAYWLEATSEMDVAELRSLASILKFRLQESDTTINQVTTALDREMNIESGTSLYLFKHLLARKQIIMDMLDTKISGCPSTKTIKKIIF; encoded by the coding sequence ATGGGCAGGGGTAAACGGGAATGGACACAAGCCACATTTGATCGTTACATCAAGGAAGGCCGTGGTGAGGGTAGTGGGAAAGACTATAAACCTTGGCACAGAGTTCAGGAAGTTCCCTCGAAAGGTCGCTCATCACGACCACCAAGCTGGAAAACCAATCGAGAGCATCATTTATTCTCTGACCACGAGAAGCGACTATTCTACCTATTGGAGTGGTCAGATAGTGTCATAGATATAAGAGAGCAATTCCCTTTGCTCGATCTTGAGCTGGCAATGAGTATCGCTTCCGAAATGGGGATGGAGTATCCCAGAGACAAAAAGAGCAATACTCCTTACATTTTAACGACTGACTTCATGCTGAGTGTGCAGCAAAATGGAGAGATAGTTAAAATTGCTCGAACAGTCAAGATGACAAAAGATTTAGAAACAGAATCAGTCGCTGAAAAATTTGAGTTAGAGAGGCGCTACTACAGCGAAAAAGGTATTGACTGGGGAATTGTGACAGAAAAGGAAATTCCCAGGCTACTAGCAGAAAATATTGATTGGATTCATTCTGCCTACTGGCTAGAAGCAACTTCTGAAATGGATGTGGCAGAGCTACGCTCTCTAGCAAGCATTTTGAAGTTCAGGCTTCAGGAAAGCGATACTACTATCAATCAAGTGACAACTGCTTTAGATCGAGAGATGAATATAGAATCTGGCACATCACTCTATCTTTTTAAACATCTACTAGCAAGAAAACAAATCATTATGGATATGCTAGATACAAAAATATCAGGCTGTCCTTCGACAAAGACAATTAAAAAAATAATTTTTTAA
- a CDS encoding DDE-type integrase/transposase/recombinase, which translates to MTNNLFVNELIEWNSGSENQLIERVVWIDEGYIIAFVFDIAAKKGFPEPKKVSEILEAISNGLAFKQQQDSWARIVHDENLTDREKKYRDKAWGIIEALVVQEPSIYYSNERGPLVRQVVEKYNVGRSKDKLTEKIVYGYLRRYWQRGKTPNALIPDYINSTGKGKIRGYREDKKRGRPREYAYDPEIGEGVNVTEEDRRIFRIAIAKFYNNSKQNSWVAAYELMIKEYYNEGIKYDKNGSKKSILMPFDKIPTLTQFKYWSKLEHDDVTKTLTARKGAKQFALEHRAITGTSKMETIGPGSRYQIDATIADVYLVSKYNRTWIIGRPVIYVIIDVFSRMIVGLYVGLEGPSWIGAMMALVNAGTNKVKFCQEYGLEITEEEWLCHHIPDAILGDRGELIGMKVEKGFIPNLHVRIENAASYRADWKGLVERHFRTIHGYVKPFVPGYVDTDFRKRGGKDYRLDGRLDIEQFTEIVIHIVRYHNNQSLSVYERDTAMIADDVPPIPRELWKWGIANRSGRLRTFPEDIVKLNLMPTEKATVTAKGIKLRGKEMYYTCEKAAREQWFERARSNLLSQSEKYLTITYDIRRPNFIYLPSPDGRDFEKCYLLDPEGRYYDKNFQDIEYMLAYEEQQQQKYQGQNLQNKVDLMAEIESVAKRATKMTDADLNNTRVSDRQRVTGIRDNRAFEKDERRKSEGFELGKTETQNHELAVDSKPKDAEQQKSLQPDYFDILSQNRQELKRGQE; encoded by the coding sequence ATGACTAATAATTTATTTGTCAATGAACTCATAGAATGGAATTCTGGTTCAGAAAACCAATTAATAGAGAGAGTTGTGTGGATTGACGAAGGTTATATTATTGCGTTTGTTTTTGATATCGCTGCTAAGAAGGGATTTCCAGAACCTAAAAAAGTTTCTGAGATTCTAGAAGCTATTTCTAATGGTCTTGCTTTTAAGCAGCAGCAAGACTCTTGGGCAAGAATAGTTCATGATGAAAATTTAACAGATAGAGAAAAAAAATATAGAGACAAGGCTTGGGGAATAATCGAAGCCCTTGTTGTCCAAGAACCTTCAATCTATTACAGTAATGAGCGCGGTCCTCTGGTGAGGCAAGTTGTGGAAAAATACAACGTAGGTAGAAGTAAAGATAAATTGACGGAAAAGATAGTTTATGGATACTTGAGAAGATATTGGCAAAGGGGTAAAACCCCAAATGCTCTTATCCCTGATTATATTAATTCAACAGGCAAAGGAAAGATTAGAGGATATAGGGAAGATAAGAAGAGAGGAAGACCGAGAGAATATGCCTATGACCCCGAAATTGGAGAGGGTGTAAACGTAACAGAAGAAGATAGGAGGATATTTAGAATTGCCATAGCAAAGTTTTATAACAATTCAAAACAAAATTCGTGGGTAGCCGCATATGAATTAATGATAAAAGAATACTATAACGAAGGAATTAAGTATGATAAAAATGGTAGCAAAAAATCAATATTAATGCCTTTCGATAAAATCCCTACCCTTACTCAGTTCAAATATTGGTCTAAACTTGAGCATGATGATGTAACAAAAACTCTTACTGCTCGAAAGGGAGCAAAACAGTTTGCTCTAGAACACAGAGCAATCACGGGAACCTCCAAAATGGAAACTATTGGACCCGGTTCTCGCTACCAGATTGATGCGACTATAGCTGATGTATATCTGGTTTCCAAGTACAACCGCACTTGGATTATTGGTAGACCAGTAATTTATGTAATCATTGATGTTTTCAGCCGCATGATAGTGGGTCTTTATGTTGGCCTAGAGGGACCATCTTGGATAGGGGCAATGATGGCTCTAGTCAATGCGGGTACAAATAAAGTCAAGTTTTGCCAAGAATATGGCCTTGAAATTACGGAAGAAGAATGGCTTTGCCACCACATTCCAGATGCCATACTAGGCGACCGAGGTGAACTGATAGGTATGAAGGTAGAGAAGGGTTTCATCCCTAATCTCCATGTCCGCATTGAAAATGCTGCTTCTTATCGAGCGGATTGGAAAGGTTTAGTAGAAAGACACTTCCGCACCATTCATGGCTATGTTAAGCCATTTGTGCCCGGTTATGTGGACACTGATTTTAGGAAGAGAGGAGGAAAAGACTACCGACTGGATGGCAGGCTAGACATAGAGCAGTTTACTGAAATTGTTATTCATATTGTTAGATATCACAACAATCAGTCCCTGTCTGTGTATGAAAGGGATACAGCAATGATTGCTGATGATGTTCCTCCCATACCTAGAGAGTTATGGAAGTGGGGCATTGCTAATCGTTCCGGCAGACTGAGGACTTTTCCGGAAGATATCGTCAAGCTCAACCTGATGCCAACTGAAAAAGCTACTGTTACCGCTAAAGGCATCAAGCTTAGGGGCAAGGAGATGTACTATACCTGTGAGAAGGCTGCCAGGGAGCAATGGTTTGAAAGGGCTAGGAGTAATTTGCTGTCCCAGTCAGAGAAGTACCTAACCATTACCTACGATATTAGAAGACCAAACTTCATCTACCTTCCTTCTCCTGATGGTAGAGACTTTGAAAAATGTTATCTTCTCGATCCGGAAGGACGGTATTATGACAAAAACTTTCAGGATATTGAATATATGCTTGCCTATGAGGAACAGCAACAGCAGAAATATCAAGGTCAGAACCTACAAAATAAGGTTGATTTGATGGCAGAAATTGAAAGTGTAGCCAAACGAGCGACGAAAATGACTGATGCTGACCTCAATAATACTAGAGTAAGCGATCGACAAAGAGTAACTGGGATTAGAGACAACAGAGCTTTTGAAAAGGATGAACGACGTAAGAGTGAAGGCTTTGAATTAGGCAAGACTGAAACTCAGAATCATGAGTTGGCTGTAGATAGCAAACCCAAAGACGCGGAGCAGCAAAAGTCGTTGCAGCCGGACTACTTCGATATTCTCAGCCAGAATAGACAGGAGCTTAAACGTGGACAGGAATGA
- a CDS encoding ATP-binding protein: protein MDRNDEWEWVQIPNGEWAAVANYIDHKLPEYNSNPLIQALPTMFSPREFARRVAKLPQFHPQERELEPHYRFHCIERLSRYFDPQNRSVELQQQICVLIMEGYLGRNLLKPDYARRSRQIYQAIEAGDGNNLENYVDVPTSASSLTLIGPSGIGKTTNLINILNLYPQVIIHPDYSVYQLVWLKVDCPHAGSLKGLCTDIFLAADRLLGTNYFKKFGSKGNSEDYMLAQVAQLAHTQHLGVLIIDEMQNLAKAKRGRDELLNFLVKMDNIIGVPVIRIATNEAFPIFRENFRNARRAIGKAGVVWNRMLKEREWEQFLIGIWHYQWTNKFVPITEKINEKQTINEEINEAFYYESQGIIDIAIKLYKMVQWRAISLRSEEITVELIHRVAEEGLQIVKPMLDAIRSGKKESMEKYGDIDLLDTTEYRNQCLAELKSKELEEIRKLAQNQQRKGNVSATLSHVILKLMELDVEPALAKECADKVVASKDEDTDIPSLVKEAYILALQGAKVKENQTKSSKRKTKSKPKYQDNDIRLLVENAKKDKKPAYVYLESAGIIKNPVQDFIKTV, encoded by the coding sequence GTGGACAGGAATGATGAGTGGGAATGGGTTCAAATTCCTAACGGTGAATGGGCTGCTGTAGCTAATTACATAGATCATAAGCTGCCTGAGTATAACTCTAACCCTTTGATTCAGGCACTCCCTACTATGTTCTCTCCACGGGAATTTGCCAGACGTGTAGCAAAACTTCCTCAATTTCATCCACAAGAGAGGGAACTTGAGCCGCATTACAGATTTCATTGCATTGAAAGGCTATCTAGATATTTCGATCCACAGAATAGGTCTGTAGAGCTACAGCAGCAAATTTGTGTGCTAATCATGGAGGGGTATTTGGGTCGGAATCTCTTAAAGCCGGATTACGCACGTCGTTCAAGGCAAATTTATCAGGCAATTGAGGCAGGAGACGGGAATAATCTGGAAAACTATGTAGACGTTCCTACTTCTGCATCTAGTTTGACGCTAATCGGTCCATCGGGAATAGGGAAGACCACCAATCTGATTAACATCCTTAACCTGTATCCCCAAGTAATCATCCATCCAGACTACAGCGTATATCAACTTGTTTGGCTAAAAGTTGACTGTCCCCATGCAGGTTCATTGAAGGGTCTATGTACAGATATCTTTTTGGCGGCTGACCGATTACTCGGCACTAATTACTTTAAAAAATTTGGTTCCAAGGGTAATTCTGAAGATTATATGCTGGCGCAGGTTGCCCAACTCGCTCATACTCAACATCTTGGAGTACTGATTATTGATGAAATGCAAAACCTTGCTAAAGCTAAAAGAGGTCGCGATGAACTGTTGAACTTCCTTGTAAAAATGGACAATATCATTGGAGTTCCAGTGATTCGCATTGCTACCAATGAGGCTTTCCCAATTTTTCGGGAAAATTTTAGGAATGCGAGAAGAGCGATAGGGAAAGCAGGAGTTGTTTGGAATAGGATGCTGAAAGAGCGGGAATGGGAACAGTTTTTAATAGGAATTTGGCATTATCAATGGACAAATAAATTTGTTCCTATTACTGAGAAAATTAACGAAAAACAAACAATCAATGAAGAAATTAATGAAGCTTTCTACTACGAGTCTCAAGGAATTATTGATATTGCAATCAAGCTTTATAAGATGGTGCAATGGCGAGCTATTTCCCTCAGGAGTGAAGAAATTACCGTCGAGCTGATTCACCGAGTTGCCGAAGAGGGACTACAGATAGTCAAACCAATGCTGGATGCTATTCGGTCAGGGAAAAAGGAATCGATGGAAAAATATGGAGATATCGATCTTCTGGACACGACCGAATATCGTAATCAATGCTTGGCTGAGCTGAAATCAAAGGAATTAGAAGAGATTCGTAAACTAGCTCAGAACCAACAGAGAAAAGGAAATGTATCGGCAACCCTAAGTCATGTAATCCTTAAGCTTATGGAGTTGGATGTAGAGCCTGCTCTAGCAAAGGAGTGTGCTGATAAAGTTGTTGCTTCTAAGGATGAAGATACGGACATTCCCTCACTAGTAAAAGAGGCTTACATCCTAGCGTTGCAAGGCGCAAAAGTAAAAGAAAATCAAACGAAGTCAAGCAAGCGGAAAACAAAGTCTAAACCAAAGTACCAAGACAATGATATCCGTCTTCTTGTCGAAAATGCTAAAAAAGATAAAAAACCTGCTTATGTGTATTTGGAATCGGCAGGAATTATTAAAAATCCAGTTCAAGATTTTATAAAAACAGTGTAG
- a CDS encoding TnsD family Tn7-like transposition protein, producing MVSFFPSPYPDEILYSILARYHIRSGNTSFKVTLRELFNVPRNTATADLPCNLDLLVKNLPLLSKHTVEELIQKHTLYPFYAPFLPLERASLVLQSMRSESGSDIHRRAGIMASSVTTPRYFRFCPLCLKEDLQEYGEAYWHRLHQTPGVLVCPVHAIPLSDSIVPIQGFNRHQYCAASLQNCPIDVPRESYGSTLKKLLLLAKDICWLINSDIPHREPSWFRNQYKALLIERGLASTVIHKTYQKNLADSFLYFYGCEFLESLNSGVSYDEPHGWLFKLLHKRVDSSHPVRHLLMIRFLATSIKEFFTTNYDYRPFGESPWLCLNVAATHYLKPVVTNLVISRNHDRNYDASKPVGTFRCSCGFIYTRTGPDKREDDKYRIGCVKAYGQVWEEKLRELVETRKLNVHEIASQLNIDPRTVNRHAMLLGLEIPWKSLPQSLEEPSTDNKTCLEEIRAKHRSDWKVLQKQHKGLSKTALGRLASSTYEWLRKKDKEWFDQNSPKSSITVTSNNRVNWEKRDERILAQVKNAVQLTLSAEKPIRITIGRIGSTIGQLRLLEQQLDKMPLTKAYLESVTEEVEDYQVRRIKWAINKLEELGEEVTLSKTRILAGLRSSQSQKVRVILDSELRK from the coding sequence GTGGTTAGTTTTTTTCCTTCCCCCTATCCAGATGAAATCCTGTACAGTATTTTAGCTAGATATCATATTAGAAGTGGCAATACTAGTTTCAAAGTAACACTTAGAGAGCTTTTCAATGTACCAAGAAACACAGCTACGGCTGACCTACCCTGTAATTTGGATCTTTTGGTTAAGAACTTACCACTATTATCAAAGCACACAGTTGAGGAGCTTATTCAAAAGCATACACTCTACCCCTTCTATGCACCTTTTCTCCCGCTAGAAAGAGCAAGTCTAGTTTTACAGTCTATGCGTTCGGAGTCTGGGAGTGACATTCATAGAAGAGCAGGTATCATGGCAAGTTCGGTTACTACGCCGAGATACTTCAGGTTTTGTCCTCTTTGTCTGAAAGAAGATCTGCAAGAATATGGAGAAGCCTACTGGCATCGCCTGCACCAGACGCCAGGTGTCTTAGTCTGTCCAGTACACGCTATTCCTCTAAGTGATAGCATCGTCCCTATTCAGGGCTTTAACAGGCATCAGTATTGTGCTGCTAGCCTACAAAACTGCCCAATTGATGTACCTAGGGAAAGTTATGGTAGCACCTTAAAGAAATTACTGCTGCTAGCTAAAGATATTTGTTGGTTAATAAACAGCGACATTCCCCACCGGGAACCAAGTTGGTTTCGCAACCAATATAAAGCTCTTTTAATTGAGAGGGGTTTAGCTTCTACCGTCATCCATAAGACGTACCAGAAGAATTTGGCAGACAGTTTTCTCTATTTTTATGGTTGTGAATTTCTTGAAAGTCTCAATTCAGGAGTGAGTTATGACGAGCCACACGGCTGGTTGTTCAAACTGCTACATAAAAGGGTAGATTCATCTCATCCTGTGCGACATTTGTTAATGATTAGGTTTCTAGCGACCTCCATTAAGGAATTTTTCACAACCAATTATGACTATAGACCATTTGGTGAAAGTCCTTGGCTTTGTTTAAATGTCGCCGCTACTCATTACCTCAAGCCAGTGGTAACCAATCTTGTCATAAGTCGAAACCACGATCGAAACTATGATGCTAGCAAGCCTGTTGGTACTTTTCGGTGTTCGTGTGGATTTATCTATACCAGAACAGGGCCAGACAAGAGGGAGGATGATAAGTATCGAATTGGTTGCGTTAAAGCCTACGGACAGGTCTGGGAAGAGAAACTTAGAGAATTAGTAGAAACTAGAAAGCTGAATGTTCACGAGATTGCAAGTCAACTCAATATCGATCCCAGGACAGTCAATCGACATGCTATGTTACTGGGACTTGAAATTCCGTGGAAGTCTTTACCGCAGAGTTTAGAGGAACCCTCAACGGATAATAAGACTTGTCTAGAGGAAATCAGAGCCAAACATAGGAGCGATTGGAAAGTCTTACAAAAACAGCATAAAGGGCTATCGAAGACTGCTTTAGGAAGGCTTGCTTCATCTACATATGAATGGTTACGCAAAAAGGATAAAGAGTGGTTCGATCAAAACTCACCGAAATCAAGCATTACTGTTACAAGTAATAATAGAGTTAATTGGGAGAAGAGAGACGAGCGAATTCTTGCTCAGGTTAAGAATGCAGTGCAACTAACCCTTAGTGCTGAGAAGCCTATCAGAATAACGATTGGTAGGATTGGAAGCACTATTGGACAGCTTAGACTACTCGAACAGCAGCTTGATAAAATGCCTCTCACAAAAGCCTACTTGGAGTCAGTTACAGAAGAAGTAGAAGATTATCAAGTTCGACGTATCAAATGGGCAATCAATAAACTTGAAGAATTGGGAGAAGAAGTTACGCTTTCAAAAACTCGTATACTTGCTGGTCTTCGGTCAAGTCAATCCCAAAAAGTTAGAGTAATTCTTGACAGTGAACTTCGGAAATGA
- a CDS encoding class I SAM-dependent DNA methyltransferase, which translates to MASALPLGAIASLKWYPVNSRLKRNSQIVPRRSKQQPTKSIKTAEQTELKFPAPEDEKLEVSAMETWLWDAACTIRGTTDAPKFKDFILPLVFYKRLSDVFDDEFARHVEEFGDEETAHEVIEADHKDAIATGRKDRMVRYYIPDEYRWQRIRNHGEEGLGEFITTATRKVTELNPELKGVLDIKDYNETQSGQRTLGDDRLAALVEVVSRHRLGLKNTSPDVFGDAYEYLLRKFAEGQGQSAGEFLTPPEVGWLIAEIIDPAPYTTIYDPTCGSARLLIKPRLVFERNYPDQKSKAPKLYGQELNHTTFAIAKMNAVIYDFRDSSLEIGDTFLNPKFVETGKGLMRHDYAVANPM; encoded by the coding sequence TTGGCTAGCGCACTGCCTTTAGGAGCGATCGCTAGCTTAAAATGGTATCCGGTCAACTCCCGACTCAAGAGGAACTCACAGATAGTGCCACGTCGCAGCAAGCAGCAGCCCACTAAATCCATCAAAACAGCGGAACAAACTGAACTGAAATTCCCGGCACCAGAGGATGAGAAGCTGGAAGTGTCGGCGATGGAGACGTGGCTGTGGGATGCAGCGTGTACGATTCGCGGCACCACTGACGCGCCGAAGTTCAAGGATTTCATTCTGCCCCTGGTGTTCTACAAGCGCCTCTCGGATGTGTTTGATGATGAGTTTGCTCGTCATGTGGAGGAGTTTGGGGATGAAGAGACTGCCCATGAGGTGATTGAGGCTGACCATAAGGATGCCATAGCGACGGGACGCAAAGACCGGATGGTGCGCTACTACATCCCGGATGAGTATCGTTGGCAGAGAATTCGCAATCACGGTGAGGAGGGGTTGGGGGAATTTATCACCACTGCGACTCGGAAAGTGACGGAACTCAACCCGGAACTGAAGGGTGTGCTGGATATTAAGGACTATAACGAAACTCAAAGCGGTCAGCGGACTCTGGGGGATGACCGTTTGGCAGCGTTGGTGGAGGTGGTGAGTCGCCATCGGTTGGGGTTGAAAAACACGAGTCCGGATGTGTTTGGGGATGCCTACGAGTATCTGCTGCGGAAGTTTGCGGAAGGGCAAGGGCAGAGTGCGGGGGAGTTTTTGACGCCGCCAGAGGTGGGTTGGTTGATAGCGGAAATTATTGACCCTGCGCCGTACACTACAATCTATGACCCGACTTGTGGTTCTGCGAGGTTACTGATTAAACCGCGTTTGGTGTTTGAGCGCAATTACCCCGACCAGAAAAGCAAAGCGCCTAAACTCTACGGTCAGGAACTCAATCATACGACGTTCGCGATCGCTAAGATGAATGCGGTCATCTACGATTTTCGCGATTCCAGTTTGGAGATTGGGGACACGTTTCTCAATCCCAAGTTTGTGGAGACGGGTAAGGGGTTGATGCGCCATGACTACGCGGTAGCTAATCCGATGTGA
- a CDS encoding trypsin-like serine peptidase, translated as MLFPNGNLYSGTGTLVDNWHVLTAAHNLWGKDMGGNGFATKVTFSAAQNRNNVPFGQISATRAWITEDYQTTAPPSPLLENDDVGDCTKYIWDFGLVRLSQAVQPDAGYCSFKSYDDKTLTNNNIRITGYPGDQTAGTMWTATGRVTLSNDDDLLFYNKISTYKGQSGAGLMIPDNNTFVICGIHVAGSTKLNTNFAVRLNDTNVATIKQWQSSPVIAQT; from the coding sequence ATGCTGTTTCCAAATGGGAATTTGTACTCTGGGACTGGCACTTTAGTCGATAACTGGCATGTCTTGACAGCCGCACACAATCTGTGGGGGAAAGATATGGGCGGAAACGGCTTTGCAACAAAAGTTACCTTCAGTGCAGCACAGAATCGTAACAATGTTCCTTTTGGTCAAATATCTGCGACACGCGCATGGATTACAGAAGATTATCAAACAACAGCCCCTCCAAGCCCACTTTTGGAAAATGATGACGTGGGTGACTGTACCAAATACATTTGGGATTTCGGGCTTGTTCGTCTTAGCCAAGCGGTGCAACCCGATGCTGGATATTGCAGCTTTAAGTCTTATGATGACAAGACATTAACGAATAATAACATCCGTATAACAGGTTACCCTGGAGATCAGACTGCTGGCACAATGTGGACTGCAACAGGTCGAGTTACACTCTCCAATGATGATGATTTGCTATTCTACAACAAAATATCTACCTACAAAGGTCAAAGTGGCGCGGGTCTGATGATACCAGATAATAACACATTTGTCATTTGCGGCATTCATGTTGCTGGATCTACGAAGCTAAATACCAACTTTGCGGTGCGGCTAAACGATACTAACGTAGCCACGATTAAACAATGGCAATCTTCACCTGTAATAGCTCAGACTTAG
- a CDS encoding M48 metallopeptidase family protein, with product MRCTTEANCQDTDNLRSLVHHWASKIGVNVQQIHLRPMKTKWASMSTTGRLTLNTDLLTLPQELAEFVIVHELVHLLVPNHDKVFKSFMYAYLPDWEEREQQLQSNYGKTINTNGQDG from the coding sequence ATGAGATGCACAACTGAGGCAAATTGTCAAGATACTGATAACTTGCGATCGCTGGTGCATCACTGGGCAAGCAAAATCGGCGTAAACGTGCAGCAAATTCACCTGCGCCCGATGAAAACCAAGTGGGCATCGATGTCCACCACTGGGCGCTTAACCCTGAATACAGACTTACTTACCCTACCGCAGGAGTTGGCAGAATTTGTCATTGTTCACGAATTGGTGCATCTGTTGGTTCCCAATCACGACAAAGTCTTCAAAAGCTTCATGTACGCCTATCTGCCGGATTGGGAGGAACGAGAACAGCAGTTGCAGAGCAACTATGGAAAAACCATAAATACTAATGGTCAAGACGGATAG
- a CDS encoding serine/threonine-protein kinase produces the protein MTNIQTITTQISTVRINQYILLEEIGRGSHGIVYKAYNEEQPHENLALKIIDDTRNIDSLLVEPELLSRLSHPNIINLEDYFIHAGKLVLITEYINGIDLQSYLEQRGKLTVEEIKVFLAQMADALAHAHANNIIHRDIKLGNILVTGDDHNRRFVLVDFGISRMAEGIQTVKRIAGTYYYMAPEQLRGRPCEQSDLWALGVCAYTLLTGIKPFEGDTEENLSKKIFFSIPQAPSETLGEIDPELENILSHLLEKELINRTTSANELRDELKNWSKSAITEITSQQLDQRNSSNFSIPTWEEKEIKELKKSWIFFWIFAFLQTIPDGIVGEAFSMTGVILFFFGQEKNSRFRTISGIFILIVGFLVGLIISGFIYQVIYISVGGDEIAANSISNGFNFISFYVTLPFSFISVHFLTKVRHLQENLLLHKTLREASRDSKKILQLLKEFININWGNMNVRQKYIELLLVEGKIEEAIIEAKLTLEVDPYNFGATLLLANGYFEAGLYEECIQVCNSYLSISSYSFEFSDLKDKCEQIVGV, from the coding sequence ATGACTAATATTCAAACTATAACTACACAGATAAGTACTGTTCGTATCAATCAATATATTCTCTTAGAAGAAATCGGTCGCGGTAGTCATGGAATCGTTTACAAGGCATACAACGAGGAGCAACCTCATGAAAATTTAGCATTAAAAATTATAGATGATACCCGAAATATTGATTCACTTTTAGTTGAGCCTGAATTACTTTCTAGATTAAGTCATCCAAACATTATCAATCTTGAAGATTATTTTATCCATGCTGGAAAACTCGTTCTAATTACAGAATATATTAATGGTATTGATTTGCAATCCTATTTAGAACAACGAGGGAAACTCACAGTAGAAGAAATCAAAGTTTTCCTGGCTCAAATGGCAGATGCTTTAGCTCATGCTCATGCTAACAATATAATTCACCGAGATATAAAATTAGGTAATATTTTAGTTACAGGTGATGACCACAACCGAAGATTTGTATTAGTAGATTTCGGAATCAGTCGCATGGCAGAAGGAATTCAAACTGTCAAGCGTATTGCTGGTACTTATTACTATATGGCACCTGAGCAGTTGAGAGGACGACCTTGCGAGCAGTCAGATTTATGGGCATTGGGTGTTTGTGCTTATACTCTGCTAACAGGTATTAAACCATTTGAAGGAGACACAGAAGAGAATCTCTCCAAGAAAATATTCTTTAGTATTCCACAAGCCCCTAGCGAAACTTTAGGAGAAATTGACCCTGAACTAGAAAATATTCTTTCTCATCTGCTCGAAAAGGAACTAATCAACCGTACTACTTCTGCCAATGAGCTTAGAGATGAATTAAAAAATTGGTCTAAATCTGCAATTACAGAAATTACATCTCAACAATTAGACCAAAGGAATAGTTCAAATTTTTCGATTCCTACTTGGGAGGAAAAAGAGATTAAAGAGCTAAAAAAAAGCTGGATATTTTTCTGGATATTTGCTTTTTTACAGACTATTCCAGATGGGATAGTAGGAGAGGCATTCTCAATGACGGGAGTAATCCTTTTTTTCTTTGGACAAGAAAAAAATAGTCGTTTCCGTACCATAAGCGGTATTTTTATTTTGATAGTTGGTTTTTTAGTAGGCTTAATTATCTCAGGATTTATTTACCAAGTAATTTACATTTCTGTAGGAGGAGATGAGATAGCGGCTAATAGTATAAGCAACGGATTTAATTTCATTAGTTTTTATGTAACACTTCCTTTCTCTTTTATTTCTGTACATTTTTTAACAAAAGTTAGGCATTTACAAGAAAATCTACTTCTTCATAAGACTTTACGAGAAGCCTCACGAGATAGCAAAAAAATACTTCAACTTCTTAAGGAATTTATAAACATCAATTGGGGAAATATGAATGTTCGTCAAAAGTATATTGAGCTGCTTTTAGTAGAAGGAAAAATTGAAGAAGCAATTATTGAAGCAAAACTCACACTTGAGGTAGATCCATATAATTTTGGTGCAACTTTACTTTTAGCCAATGGCTATTTTGAAGCTGGTTTATATGAAGAATGTATACAGGTATGTAATAGCTATCTTTCTATATCTAGCTACAGTTTTGAATTTTCTGATTTAAAAGATAAATGTGAACAAATTGTAGGAGTGTAA